The region GTTGGTACAAGTTAATTAATTTTAATTTTTATATTGAATATACGATAAATTATTTTCTAGTCGCGCACTTATTAAAAAATTTAATTATAAAAAGCTTGCATCCCCATTGAATCTAAAGCAGTTTTTGCTTCTTCCATAACGGAAGGTTCTTTATCGAAAAGGGCTATCTTGGTACATTCATCAACAAAACTTTCTTGAAATGCATTATTTAATTTTTCGTACAATCTACACAATGACCAAATGCAATTACTTCTAACACCTGGTTCACTATCTATTTTTAAACTTATTAAAAGCTGTTCTGCTGCTAATTGAGCGTTTTCCAAAGAAACATTTCCAATTTCCGCTAAAGAACTAGATGACCACAACCTTACTGCAGCTACATCATTCTTCAAAGCATTTATTAATGGCTCTAAAACAATTTGGTTATCATAATTAGCTAGACTCCATGCAGTCGCTCTTCTTACGTATGCATTATCATCAGTTTCCAAAAGACTAACAAGTTTCTGGACTGCGCTAGGACAAGGATTACGACCTAAAGCATATACCGCACTCATTCTTTCAACAGGACAAGGTTGATCAAGTAATGGTAATAAAAGAGGGAAAGATCTTTGATCTCTGTATTCACAAAATATTCTTAAACCCTGGATTCTTTCTTCTCTGCTTCCTTCTAGCATTTTTAAAGCTTCATTACACTCTTGAGTTATGTTTAAACCTTTTGAAAAAGCATCTTCATCAATTTGCTCTAAAGGATCTATTTCAATCTCTAAAGCCAGTTCTTTAGCCAAAACATCTGGATCGACTGCAATTTCAGCTAGGCTTTCTTTTTTAGGATCCTTATTTTTTGTCATTTTCAAAAACTAAAAAATTAATTCAGTGGGGCAGGCGACATCATATCTCCTGGTAACCAAATTCTTGCACTTACTGCAAAGAAGGCGATCCCGAAAAGCGCGACGATAGCGAAAGGTAAAATTTTTGTCTTAATAAAA is a window of Prochlorococcus marinus XMU1419 DNA encoding:
- a CDS encoding HEAT repeat domain-containing protein; its protein translation is MTKNKDPKKESLAEIAVDPDVLAKELALEIEIDPLEQIDEDAFSKGLNITQECNEALKMLEGSREERIQGLRIFCEYRDQRSFPLLLPLLDQPCPVERMSAVYALGRNPCPSAVQKLVSLLETDDNAYVRRATAWSLANYDNQIVLEPLINALKNDVAAVRLWSSSSLAEIGNVSLENAQLAAEQLLISLKIDSEPGVRSNCIWSLCRLYEKLNNAFQESFVDECTKIALFDKEPSVMEEAKTALDSMGMQAFYN